One Sanguibacter keddieii DSM 10542 genomic window carries:
- a CDS encoding HAD-IIA family hydrolase: protein MTRTIESWLTDMDGVLVHEGHAIPGAAEFIKTLRDKERPFLILTNNSIFTARDLRARLYASGIDVPESAIWTSALATAQFLSDQIPGGSAYAIGEAGLTTALYEAGYTLTESDPDYVVLGETRTYSFEAITKAVRLILGGARFICTNPDATGPSAEGPLPATGAVAAMITRATGREPYFVGKPNPMMFRSALNRIDAHSESTAMVGDRMDTDVVAGIEAGLHTFLVLTGSTTVKDVDRYPFRPSTVVDSVANLIERI, encoded by the coding sequence ATGACCCGCACGATCGAGTCCTGGCTGACCGACATGGACGGGGTCCTCGTCCACGAGGGCCACGCGATCCCGGGCGCCGCGGAGTTCATCAAGACCCTGCGCGACAAGGAACGTCCGTTCCTCATCCTCACGAACAACTCGATCTTCACGGCGCGCGACCTGCGCGCCCGGCTCTACGCGTCGGGCATCGACGTCCCCGAGTCGGCGATCTGGACCTCCGCCCTCGCGACCGCCCAGTTCCTCTCGGACCAGATCCCCGGGGGCAGCGCGTACGCGATCGGCGAGGCGGGCCTGACGACGGCGCTGTACGAGGCCGGCTACACGCTCACCGAGTCGGACCCTGACTACGTGGTCCTCGGCGAGACGCGCACCTACTCCTTCGAGGCGATCACCAAGGCCGTCCGGCTGATCCTCGGCGGTGCACGGTTCATCTGCACCAACCCCGACGCCACGGGGCCCAGCGCCGAGGGGCCGCTGCCCGCCACGGGTGCGGTCGCCGCGATGATCACGCGCGCCACCGGTCGCGAGCCGTACTTCGTGGGGAAGCCCAACCCGATGATGTTCCGCTCGGCACTCAACCGGATCGACGCGCACTCGGAGTCGACCGCCATGGTGGGCGACCGCATGGACACCGACGTGGTCGCCGGCATCGAGGCCGGCCTGCACACGTTCCTGGTGCTCACCGGCTCGACCACCGTGAAGGACGTCGACCGGTACCCGTTCCGGCCGAGCACCGTCGTGGACTCGGTCGCGAACCTCATCGAGCGCATCTGA
- a CDS encoding HtaA domain-containing protein has translation MPTVLEHRVRRLLATLTVMALTAGLSLVGVLAPAQAADDAPNPVVTVNPSTDIDPTVANQLVVSGTGFTGPGAANGAYVLVGEAGAWAPGTPLPGDGWVAQIHVPAAQFTAGAFTGTVPVAAGALDPTKSYVVATSAAHWLSTSDRSLDTRTPITLKQAEPEPTPEPTDPEPTPEPTDPEPTPEPTDPEPTPEPTDPEPSPEPTDPEPVVYTPAVSLFAADGTTPLSGSVELGSTVVVKGSGFDPAGNIAPAGGRPPIAAGSPAGTYVVFGKFADSWKPSAGAPSSARAVGDQRWALSQAAFDAVPTAFQASIRGQLVVVQPDGTFEATLTVKESTSGWPATGNTGVYTYGAGGVTSPTQELYAPVTVKPVYTPKVSLFAADGTTPLSGSVELGSTVVVKGSGFDPAGNIAPAGGRPPIAAGSPAGTYVVFGKFADSWKPSAGAPSSARAVGDQRWALSQAAFDAVPTAFQASIRGQLVVVQPDGTFEATLTVKESTSGWPATGNTGVYTYGAGGVTSPTQELYAPVTLAGAPVDPEVPTDPGTPEVKPAVTVTPSTALDPSVANVLTVSGTGFTGPGAANGAYVLVGETSTWPTGTALPGAGWAVQAFVPAPQFRDGAFSTQVTIPAGTLDPSKSYMVATSAAHGLSATDRSIDTRTAITVKPGTPTTPVDPEVPVDPEVPVPPVDPETPVTPENPVARGTLTWGVKESFRSYIVGPIASGTVSVADGASRAGSLFAFPQSSSDVDGTTGTAGYTGAVSFSGHSGALSLTLSNPSVRLTGASTATLVVDARGTTLDGGTFDLKAVDFAALALPASTTSDGVTTWASAPATLTAAGAEAFSGFYQAGEAIDPVTFTVGASTGVPTEPGTPGTPGEPGTEQPGVVAPFAPGVYANAAASATTVVAGGEVTFIGQGFGSGTEGIEAAIYSERQLLASGITADAAGQASATVTIPADLTPGVHTLSLESPDGVRSQVQITVEAPVVPTAAQQCVARSVSGATLSWGVKESFRTYITGPIAKGAITPSGVTSSGSSFGWSGGSGKFNSDVDQGRVSFPGSVGFSGHGGILDLTISNVRVQVNSASTGSLIADVASSDMEGTKNQQSGVTIASLNLTGTKSTTGGTVTWTGASASLTSAGASAFGGFYNAGDAMDPVTFAFPLGAEVECDVTSGANGAGALATTGADASVTTGLAAFLTLLAGVGAVALARRQRRTV, from the coding sequence GTGCCCACCGTCCTCGAGCATCGCGTACGACGCCTGCTCGCCACCCTGACCGTCATGGCGTTGACCGCCGGGCTGTCCCTCGTCGGCGTCCTCGCGCCGGCGCAGGCGGCAGACGACGCGCCCAACCCCGTCGTCACGGTCAACCCGTCGACCGACATCGACCCGACGGTGGCGAACCAGCTCGTCGTCTCGGGCACCGGGTTCACCGGACCGGGCGCCGCGAACGGCGCGTACGTCCTGGTCGGCGAGGCCGGAGCCTGGGCACCAGGCACCCCGCTGCCCGGCGACGGCTGGGTCGCGCAGATCCACGTCCCCGCCGCGCAGTTCACCGCCGGGGCCTTCACCGGGACCGTCCCGGTCGCAGCCGGCGCGCTCGACCCCACCAAGAGCTACGTCGTGGCAACCTCGGCCGCGCACTGGCTGTCGACCTCCGACCGGAGCCTCGACACCCGGACGCCGATCACCCTCAAGCAGGCCGAGCCCGAGCCGACCCCGGAGCCGACCGACCCCGAGCCGACGCCGGAGCCCACGGACCCCGAGCCGACGCCCGAGCCCACGGACCCCGAGCCGACGCCGGAGCCGACCGACCCCGAGCCGTCACCGGAGCCCACGGACCCCGAGCCAGTCGTCTACACGCCCGCGGTCTCGCTCTTCGCTGCTGACGGCACGACGCCGTTGTCGGGTTCGGTCGAGCTGGGCTCGACGGTCGTGGTGAAGGGTTCGGGCTTCGACCCGGCCGGGAACATCGCTCCTGCGGGTGGTCGTCCGCCGATCGCGGCCGGCAGCCCTGCGGGCACGTACGTGGTGTTCGGCAAGTTCGCGGACTCGTGGAAGCCGTCTGCGGGTGCGCCGAGCAGCGCGCGTGCGGTCGGTGACCAGCGCTGGGCGCTGAGCCAGGCGGCCTTCGACGCCGTGCCCACGGCCTTCCAGGCGTCGATCCGTGGTCAGCTCGTCGTGGTCCAGCCGGACGGGACCTTCGAGGCGACGCTGACGGTCAAGGAGAGCACCTCGGGGTGGCCTGCGACCGGGAACACCGGTGTCTACACCTACGGTGCCGGCGGCGTGACCAGCCCCACCCAGGAGCTCTACGCACCGGTCACCGTCAAGCCGGTCTACACCCCGAAGGTCTCGCTCTTCGCTGCTGACGGCACGACGCCGTTGTCGGGTTCGGTCGAGCTGGGCTCGACGGTCGTGGTGAAGGGTTCGGGCTTCGACCCGGCCGGGAACATCGCTCCTGCGGGTGGTCGTCCGCCGATCGCGGCCGGCAGCCCTGCGGGCACGTACGTGGTGTTCGGCAAGTTCGCGGACTCGTGGAAGCCGTCTGCGGGTGCGCCGAGCAGCGCGCGTGCGGTCGGTGACCAGCGCTGGGCGCTGAGCCAGGCGGCCTTCGACGCCGTGCCCACGGCCTTCCAGGCGTCGATCCGTGGTCAGCTCGTCGTGGTCCAGCCGGACGGGACCTTCGAGGCGACGCTGACGGTCAAGGAGAGCACCTCGGGGTGGCCTGCGACCGGGAACACCGGTGTCTACACCTACGGTGCCGGCGGCGTGACCAGCCCCACCCAGGAGCTCTACGCACCGGTCACCCTCGCGGGCGCACCGGTCGACCCCGAGGTCCCGACCGACCCGGGCACGCCCGAGGTCAAGCCGGCCGTCACGGTCACCCCGTCGACCGCCCTCGACCCCTCCGTCGCCAACGTCCTCACGGTCTCGGGTACCGGCTTCACCGGACCGGGCGCCGCGAACGGCGCCTACGTCCTCGTCGGTGAGACCTCCACCTGGCCGACCGGCACCGCGCTCCCGGGCGCCGGCTGGGCCGTGCAGGCCTTCGTGCCCGCGCCGCAGTTCCGCGACGGTGCGTTCAGCACGCAGGTCACCATCCCCGCAGGCACCCTCGACCCGTCCAAGAGCTACATGGTGGCGACCTCGGCGGCTCACGGTCTCTCGGCCACCGACCGCAGCATCGACACCCGCACGGCCATCACCGTGAAGCCGGGCACGCCGACCACGCCGGTCGACCCCGAGGTCCCCGTCGACCCGGAGGTCCCCGTGCCCCCGGTCGACCCCGAGACCCCGGTCACGCCGGAGAACCCGGTCGCCCGCGGCACGCTCACCTGGGGCGTCAAGGAGTCCTTCCGCAGCTACATCGTCGGACCGATCGCCTCGGGCACGGTCTCCGTCGCCGACGGCGCCTCGAGGGCTGGCTCGCTCTTCGCCTTCCCGCAGTCGTCCTCGGACGTCGACGGGACGACCGGCACCGCCGGCTACACCGGTGCCGTGAGCTTCTCGGGACACTCGGGCGCACTCAGCCTCACGCTGAGCAACCCCTCGGTCCGCCTTACCGGAGCCTCGACCGCCACGCTGGTCGTCGACGCCCGCGGCACCACCCTCGACGGCGGCACCTTCGACCTGAAGGCCGTGGACTTCGCAGCCCTCGCGCTGCCGGCCTCGACCACCAGCGACGGCGTCACCACCTGGGCCTCTGCTCCGGCGACGCTCACCGCGGCTGGCGCCGAGGCGTTCTCCGGCTTCTACCAGGCCGGCGAGGCCATCGACCCGGTGACCTTCACCGTGGGCGCCAGCACCGGCGTCCCCACGGAGCCGGGCACCCCGGGCACGCCCGGCGAGCCCGGCACCGAGCAGCCCGGCGTCGTCGCGCCCTTCGCGCCGGGTGTCTACGCCAACGCCGCGGCGAGCGCGACGACCGTCGTCGCGGGCGGCGAGGTCACCTTCATCGGTCAGGGCTTCGGCTCCGGCACCGAGGGCATCGAGGCCGCGATCTACTCCGAGCGCCAGCTCCTCGCGTCGGGCATCACCGCCGACGCGGCCGGGCAGGCATCGGCGACCGTCACCATCCCGGCCGACCTCACGCCGGGAGTGCACACGCTCTCGCTCGAGTCGCCCGACGGCGTGAGGTCGCAGGTGCAGATCACGGTCGAGGCGCCCGTCGTCCCGACCGCAGCCCAGCAGTGCGTCGCACGCTCGGTCTCCGGTGCCACCCTGAGCTGGGGCGTCAAGGAGTCGTTCCGCACCTACATCACCGGCCCCATCGCCAAGGGCGCCATCACGCCCTCCGGCGTGACGAGCTCGGGCTCCAGCTTCGGCTGGAGCGGCGGCAGCGGGAAGTTCAACTCCGACGTCGACCAGGGACGCGTCTCGTTCCCCGGCTCGGTGGGCTTCAGCGGGCACGGCGGGATCCTCGACCTGACGATCTCCAACGTCCGCGTCCAGGTGAACAGCGCCTCGACCGGGTCGCTGATCGCCGACGTGGCGTCCTCCGACATGGAGGGCACCAAGAACCAGCAGAGCGGCGTCACCATCGCGTCGCTCAACCTCACCGGCACGAAGTCCACGACCGGCGGCACCGTCACCTGGACCGGGGCGAGCGCCTCGCTCACCTCGGCCGGCGCCAGCGCCTTCGGCGGGTTCTACAACGCCGGTGACGCCATGGACCCCGTCACCTTCGCGTTCCCGCTGGGCGCCGAGGTCGAGTGCGACGTCACCTCCGGTGCCAACGGCGCCGGTGCGCTCGCCACCACGGGAGCCGACGCGTCGGTCACCACAGGGCTGGCGGCGTTCCTCACGCTCCTCGCCGGTGTCGGGGCGGTCGCGCTCGCGCGTCGCCAGCGCCGCACGGTCTGA
- a CDS encoding LemA family protein, which translates to MIVALVLLGVLLLVAAGWVVATYNGFVSLRNLVQESWRQIDVELNRRHELVPNLVEAVQAYVVHERSVVDAVSAARAQALRQASGPAEQAAQESDLGRALGGLLAVAEAYPELRASAGFVELQRELATTEDRIAAARRFYDANVRALSTRLESFPSGVVGRGFGFQPAEYFALADPAARQVPVVDLGGGTRGAAG; encoded by the coding sequence ATGATCGTCGCCCTCGTCCTCCTCGGAGTGCTCCTGCTGGTCGCTGCTGGGTGGGTGGTCGCCACCTACAACGGCTTCGTGAGCCTCCGGAACCTGGTGCAGGAGTCCTGGCGGCAGATCGACGTCGAGCTGAACCGCCGCCACGAGCTGGTGCCCAACCTCGTCGAGGCCGTGCAGGCCTACGTGGTCCACGAGCGGTCGGTCGTCGACGCCGTCTCGGCCGCCCGGGCGCAGGCGCTGCGGCAGGCGTCGGGCCCGGCGGAGCAGGCGGCCCAGGAGTCCGACCTCGGCCGCGCCCTCGGTGGGCTGCTCGCGGTCGCGGAGGCGTACCCGGAGCTCCGCGCGTCCGCGGGGTTCGTCGAGCTCCAGCGTGAGCTCGCGACCACGGAGGACCGCATCGCCGCTGCCCGCCGGTTCTACGACGCGAACGTCCGCGCGCTGAGCACGCGGCTGGAGTCCTTCCCCTCCGGGGTCGTCGGACGGGGGTTCGGGTTCCAGCCGGCCGAGTACTTCGCGCTCGCCGACCCGGCCGCCCGTCAGGTGCCCGTGGTTGACCTCGGCGGAGGCACCCGCGGGGCTGCTGGCTGA
- the pyrE gene encoding orotate phosphoribosyltransferase has protein sequence MGGVTTTDSFTGPTPREQLRDLITSLAVVHGKVTLSSGKEADYYVDLRRVTLHHRAAPLIGHVMLDALEEAGLGTAEVDAVGGLTLGADPIATALLHAAASRGLDLDAFVVRKAAKAHGMQRQIEGPDISGRRVVVVEDTTTTGGSPIAAIEAARAAGAEVVGVATIVDRATGAREKIEALGVPYHSLFGLADLGLE, from the coding sequence GTGGGCGGCGTGACGACCACCGACTCCTTCACCGGCCCCACCCCCCGCGAGCAGCTGCGCGACCTCATCACGTCCCTCGCCGTCGTGCACGGCAAGGTGACGCTCTCCTCCGGCAAGGAGGCGGACTACTACGTCGACCTGCGTCGCGTGACGCTGCACCACCGGGCCGCCCCGCTCATCGGGCACGTCATGCTCGACGCCCTCGAGGAGGCCGGGCTCGGCACCGCCGAGGTCGACGCCGTCGGCGGGCTCACCCTCGGTGCCGACCCGATCGCGACCGCGCTGCTGCACGCAGCCGCCTCGCGTGGTCTCGACCTCGACGCCTTCGTGGTCCGCAAGGCCGCCAAGGCGCACGGGATGCAGCGCCAGATCGAAGGACCGGACATCAGCGGCCGCCGCGTGGTCGTCGTCGAGGACACGACGACGACGGGTGGCTCGCCTATCGCCGCGATCGAGGCTGCCCGTGCGGCAGGGGCCGAGGTCGTCGGCGTCGCCACGATCGTCGACCGTGCGACCGGGGCGCGCGAGAAGATCGAGGCGCTCGGCGTGCCGTACCACTCGCTCTTCGGGCTCGCCGACCTCGGCCTCGAGTAG
- a CDS encoding SDR family NAD(P)-dependent oxidoreductase, which yields MATALITGASAGLGVEFAWQLATGHHDLVLVARDTERLERLAHQIRSAAGVDVEVLGADLSDREQTERVAERLRSTERPVSLLVNNAGYAVHDRFLAGDVADQEASLDVMVRAVLVLSHAAAGAMRSRSRGAILNVSSVAALTASGTYSAHKAWVRTFTEGLAVDLRGTGVTATALCPGLTRTEFHERAQLDYSSFPAVAWLDAGAVVTAALRDVRRGAVISTPSIRYRLAAGLLRLAPRSAVRAAEAR from the coding sequence ATGGCTACAGCACTCATCACCGGCGCGAGCGCCGGGCTCGGCGTCGAGTTCGCCTGGCAGCTCGCGACCGGGCACCACGACCTCGTCCTCGTCGCCCGCGACACCGAGCGGCTCGAGCGGCTGGCCCACCAGATCCGTTCCGCCGCCGGGGTCGACGTGGAGGTGCTCGGGGCCGACCTCTCCGACCGCGAGCAGACCGAGCGCGTTGCCGAGCGGCTGCGCAGCACCGAGCGCCCCGTGAGCCTGCTCGTCAACAACGCCGGGTACGCCGTCCACGACCGCTTCCTGGCAGGCGACGTCGCCGATCAGGAGGCGTCGCTCGACGTCATGGTCCGTGCCGTGCTCGTGCTGTCCCACGCTGCGGCGGGGGCGATGCGCTCGCGGTCCCGCGGCGCGATCCTCAACGTCTCGTCGGTCGCGGCGCTCACCGCGTCGGGGACGTACTCCGCCCACAAGGCCTGGGTGCGGACCTTCACCGAGGGGCTCGCCGTCGACCTGCGCGGCACCGGCGTCACCGCGACCGCACTGTGCCCCGGCCTGACCCGGACCGAGTTCCACGAGCGGGCGCAGCTCGACTACTCGTCCTTCCCCGCGGTCGCCTGGCTCGACGCCGGTGCCGTCGTCACCGCCGCCCTGCGCGACGTCCGCCGCGGCGCCGTCATCTCCACCCCGTCGATCCGGTACCGGCTCGCCGCCGGCCTCCTCCGCCTCGCCCCGAGGTCAGCCGTCCGCGCCGCCGAAGCCCGCTGA
- a CDS encoding exodeoxyribonuclease III — translation MRLATWNINSIRARVDRAVAFLERSGTDVLALQETKAKDSQFPFEAFEAAGYEVAHFGLSQWNGVAIISRVGLEDVSLGFPDQPQFGEEPVVEARAIGATCGGVRVWSLYVPHGRALDNPHYAYKLDWLSTLRGHAQSWVEADPQAKVALVGDWNVAPRDTDVWDMAVFEGQTHVSQPERDAFAAFEGAGYTEVSREFVPEDRKYTYWDYQQLRFPKNQGLRIDFAYTSPALTSAVTGVEIDRDERKGKGASDHVPVIVDIAD, via the coding sequence ATGCGCCTCGCGACCTGGAACATCAACTCGATCCGTGCCCGTGTCGACCGTGCGGTCGCCTTCCTCGAGCGGTCGGGCACCGACGTGCTCGCGCTGCAGGAGACCAAGGCCAAGGACTCGCAGTTCCCCTTCGAGGCCTTCGAGGCGGCGGGCTACGAGGTGGCGCACTTCGGCCTCTCGCAGTGGAACGGTGTGGCGATCATCAGCCGGGTAGGGCTCGAAGACGTCTCGCTCGGGTTCCCCGACCAGCCGCAGTTCGGCGAGGAGCCGGTGGTCGAGGCCCGGGCGATCGGGGCGACCTGCGGCGGTGTCCGGGTGTGGAGCCTGTACGTGCCGCACGGGCGCGCGCTCGACAACCCGCACTACGCCTACAAGCTCGACTGGCTGTCGACGCTGCGCGGTCACGCGCAGTCCTGGGTAGAGGCGGACCCGCAGGCGAAGGTCGCGCTGGTGGGCGACTGGAACGTCGCGCCGCGGGACACCGACGTGTGGGACATGGCGGTGTTCGAGGGCCAGACGCACGTGAGCCAGCCGGAGCGTGACGCCTTCGCGGCCTTCGAGGGGGCGGGCTACACCGAGGTCAGCCGGGAGTTCGTCCCGGAGGACCGCAAGTACACGTACTGGGACTACCAGCAGCTGCGGTTCCCCAAGAACCAGGGGCTGCGCATCGACTTCGCGTACACCTCCCCCGCGCTGACCTCGGCGGTCACCGGGGTCGAGATCGACCGTGACGAGCGCAAGGGCAAGGGCGCCTCCGACCACGTGCCGGTGATCGTCGACATCGCGGACTGA
- a CDS encoding glycoside hydrolase family 3 C-terminal domain-containing protein codes for MPSASTPKTTSGPLDIERLIQDLTLEEKASLTSGLDFWNTQPVDRLGIPSVMVTDGPHGLRKQDTSADHLGLADSVPATCFPTAAALGSTWDAALLRRVGTALGRETRANDVAVLLGPGINIKRSPLCGRNFEYFSEDPVVSGDLGAALIEGIQSEGVGTSLKHYAVNNQETDRMRVSADVDERTLREIYLTGFERAVTRANPWTVMCAYNKVNGTYASEHPWLLTEVLRDEWGYDGVVVSDWGAVADRVPSLAAGLDLEMPNSGNIGDAQVVEAVRSGALDEAVLDQAVRRLLTLLSRSLPAAGTDAPVDAAAHHALAREAAAAGSVLLKNDPVDGAPLLPLQAADAPGILVVGEFARTPRYQGAGSSQVNPTRLDDALTSIADLTGTEVAFAPGFTIEGVTEGDDAQLREEAVTAARGATTVVLLAGLPAADESEGYDRDHMDLPANQVELIHALAAANPRLVVVLANGSAVTVAGWQDDVPALLETWLGGQAGGGAVADVLFGAQAPSGRLTETIPTDLRDTPAYGSFPGELGHVRYGEGVLVGYRYYDTKGIDVAYPFGHGLTYTTFDHGDVTAVVDGEGDATTVTVRARVTNTGDRAGAEVVQVYVGDPQSAVMRPERELKGFVKVALEPGESREVEVVLDARDLSYWHPTLRAWTLEAGEFVVSVGASSRDLRAQVTVEVTAPALAAPLSDDSTFGEWLEHPVGGELLRAELARPETPGAGADGELEIDDTMAKMMLDMPVRVIANFAGMLFDRDGLARLLDQAEERSVRA; via the coding sequence ATGCCGTCCGCATCCACGCCCAAGACCACCTCCGGCCCGCTCGACATCGAGCGCCTGATCCAGGACCTCACGCTCGAGGAGAAGGCGTCGCTGACGTCAGGGCTGGACTTCTGGAACACCCAGCCGGTCGACCGCCTGGGCATCCCGTCCGTCATGGTCACCGACGGGCCGCACGGGCTCCGCAAGCAGGACACCTCGGCCGACCACCTCGGCCTCGCCGACTCGGTACCCGCCACCTGCTTCCCCACGGCTGCCGCCCTCGGCTCCACCTGGGACGCCGCGCTCCTCCGCCGCGTCGGCACGGCCCTCGGCCGAGAGACCCGCGCGAACGACGTCGCCGTGCTCCTCGGCCCCGGCATCAACATCAAGCGCTCACCCCTGTGCGGCCGCAACTTCGAGTACTTCTCCGAGGACCCCGTCGTCTCGGGCGACCTCGGTGCTGCGCTCATCGAGGGCATCCAGTCCGAGGGCGTCGGCACCTCGCTCAAGCACTACGCCGTGAACAACCAGGAGACCGACCGCATGCGCGTCTCGGCCGACGTCGACGAGCGCACCCTGCGCGAGATCTACCTCACCGGATTCGAGCGCGCCGTGACCCGGGCGAACCCGTGGACCGTCATGTGCGCCTACAACAAGGTCAACGGGACCTACGCCTCCGAGCACCCGTGGCTGCTCACCGAGGTGCTCCGTGACGAGTGGGGCTACGACGGCGTCGTGGTCTCCGACTGGGGTGCTGTCGCCGACCGCGTCCCGTCGCTCGCCGCGGGCCTCGACCTCGAGATGCCCAACTCGGGCAACATCGGCGACGCCCAGGTCGTCGAGGCGGTCCGCTCCGGCGCTCTCGACGAGGCCGTCCTCGACCAGGCCGTCCGCCGCCTGCTCACCCTCCTCTCGCGTTCCCTCCCCGCCGCCGGGACCGACGCCCCCGTCGACGCCGCCGCCCACCACGCCCTCGCCCGCGAGGCTGCCGCCGCCGGGTCCGTCCTGCTCAAGAACGACCCGGTCGACGGCGCCCCGCTGCTCCCGCTCCAGGCAGCCGACGCGCCCGGCATCCTCGTCGTCGGCGAGTTCGCCCGCACGCCCCGCTACCAGGGCGCCGGCTCGTCGCAGGTGAACCCCACGCGCCTCGACGACGCGCTCACCTCGATCGCCGACCTCACCGGGACCGAGGTCGCCTTCGCCCCCGGCTTCACCATCGAGGGCGTCACCGAGGGCGACGACGCCCAGCTCCGCGAGGAGGCCGTCACGGCCGCGCGCGGCGCGACGACCGTCGTGCTCCTCGCCGGGCTCCCCGCGGCCGACGAGTCCGAGGGCTACGACCGCGACCACATGGACCTCCCGGCCAACCAGGTCGAGCTGATCCACGCGCTCGCCGCAGCGAACCCGCGCCTCGTCGTGGTGCTGGCCAACGGCTCCGCGGTGACCGTCGCCGGGTGGCAGGACGACGTCCCCGCCCTCCTCGAGACGTGGCTCGGCGGACAGGCGGGCGGCGGCGCGGTCGCCGACGTGCTCTTCGGCGCACAGGCACCGTCCGGCCGCCTCACCGAGACGATCCCGACCGACCTGCGGGACACCCCGGCCTACGGCAGCTTCCCCGGGGAGCTCGGCCACGTCCGCTACGGCGAGGGCGTCCTCGTCGGGTACCGCTACTACGACACCAAGGGCATCGACGTCGCCTACCCCTTCGGGCACGGCCTCACGTACACGACCTTCGACCACGGCGACGTCACGGCGGTCGTCGACGGTGAGGGCGACGCCACCACTGTCACGGTGCGTGCGCGCGTCACCAACACCGGCGACCGGGCCGGCGCCGAGGTGGTCCAGGTCTACGTGGGCGACCCTCAGTCTGCGGTGATGCGCCCCGAGCGCGAGCTCAAGGGCTTCGTCAAGGTCGCGCTCGAGCCGGGCGAGTCCCGCGAGGTCGAGGTGGTCCTCGACGCACGCGACCTCTCGTACTGGCACCCGACCCTGCGGGCCTGGACCCTCGAGGCCGGCGAGTTCGTCGTGTCGGTCGGGGCGTCGTCACGCGACCTGCGAGCGCAGGTCACGGTCGAGGTGACCGCTCCCGCCCTGGCGGCACCGCTCTCGGACGACTCGACCTTCGGCGAGTGGCTCGAGCACCCCGTCGGCGGCGAGCTGCTGCGCGCCGAGCTCGCCCGTCCGGAGACCCCGGGCGCCGGCGCTGACGGCGAGCTCGAGATCGACGACACGATGGCCAAGATGATGCTCGACATGCCGGTCCGCGTCATCGCGAACTTCGCGGGGATGCTGTTCGACCGCGACGGCCTCGCCCGCCTGCTCGACCAGGCCGAGGAGCGCTCCGTCCGCGCCTGA
- a CDS encoding TetR/AcrR family transcriptional regulator: MSESAQPPRERGYAKGRATRVQIVEAAMVLFGEVGYRSASLREIASRVGISHPGLIHHFPTKEVLLAAVLEHRDEMDDSELSADLASGTGLMDAVVRLVRRNSERPGIVELFTTLAAEATAPDHPAHQYFRERYATTLALLTRELETLRADGALRPSVEPAAAARALTALMDGLQVQWLLERGADDQVDMAAVMRDALDLYVVGAAERRD, translated from the coding sequence GTGTCAGAATCCGCGCAGCCGCCTCGCGAGCGGGGCTACGCCAAGGGGCGGGCGACCCGCGTCCAGATCGTCGAGGCCGCGATGGTCTTGTTCGGCGAGGTCGGGTACCGCTCGGCGTCGCTGCGCGAGATCGCCTCGCGCGTCGGCATCTCCCACCCGGGCCTCATCCACCACTTCCCGACCAAGGAGGTGCTGCTCGCCGCCGTGCTCGAGCACCGCGACGAGATGGACGACTCCGAGCTGTCGGCCGACCTGGCCTCGGGCACCGGGCTCATGGACGCCGTCGTGCGCCTGGTCCGGCGCAACTCCGAGCGCCCCGGGATCGTCGAGCTCTTCACCACGCTGGCCGCCGAGGCCACGGCCCCCGACCACCCCGCGCACCAGTACTTCCGCGAGCGGTACGCGACCACGCTCGCGCTGCTGACCCGCGAGCTCGAGACGCTCCGCGCCGACGGTGCGCTGCGCCCCTCCGTCGAGCCGGCGGCCGCGGCCCGCGCGCTCACCGCCCTCATGGACGGGCTGCAGGTCCAGTGGCTGCTCGAGCGCGGTGCCGACGACCAGGTCGACATGGCGGCCGTGATGCGCGACGCCCTCGACCTGTACGTGGTCGGCGCGGCAGAGCGGCGAGACTGA